The following proteins are co-located in the Ostrinia nubilalis chromosome 22, ilOstNubi1.1, whole genome shotgun sequence genome:
- the LOC135083041 gene encoding ubiquitin carboxyl-terminal hydrolase 33-like, translated as MDKGVTCEHLNKLADVLEKELWQSKETLTCFDCGCPGPNLWICLQPDCHHIGCSEVKNDHSTIHQKNFPSHCVHMNISTERIWCYTCEKEVHVRAAIAQSLASPDTTTMEGPGASARFGSVGLAPPSEDDLDPEDMEYDDESRPRGLVGLQNMGNTCYMNAALQALSNTAPLTSYFLQCAAVAVLAADTLFIETFYKPIHLLSKIVDKILSLRWCQTGECKCDSAAASALITWCQCLSDKQVTEPHSPVAPTVSAINKETLVASLSLSLSLSLSQIPPTSGAITEAALPAGLVGLQNMGNTCYMNAALQALSNTAPLTSYFLECAAVAVLAADRLIAGFCRFRTINPFVV; from the exons ACATTAACCTGTTTCGACTGCGGTTGTCCGGGTCCCAACTTGTGGATCTGTCTGCAGCCCGATTGTCACCACATTGGTTGCTCGGAAGTGAAGAATGACCACAGCACCATTCATCAAAAg AATTTCCCATCGCACTGCGTGCATATGAACATATCGACTGAGAGGATATGGTGTTACACGTGCGAGAAGGAAGTTCATGTCAGGGCTGCAATAGCACAATCTCTG GCAAGCCCAGATACAACGACGATGGAGGGCCCGGGGGCGAGCGCTCGCTTCGGCTCCGTCGGGCTGGCCCCGCCCTCCGAAGATGACCTGGACCCTGAGGATATGGAGTATGACGACGAATCGCGCCCTAGAG GGCTGGTGGGGCTGCAGAACATGGGCAACACGTGCTACATGAACGCGGCGCTGCAGGCGCTCAGCAACACCGCGCCGCTGACGTCATACTTCCTGCAGTGCGCCGCTGTGGCCGTGCTAGCCGCGGATACACTTTTTATCGAGACATTttataagcccatacatttgttgtctaaaatcgtcgataagattttatctttGCGc TGGTGCCAGACTGGTGAATGCAAATGCGATAGTGCTGCTGCTTCAGCGCTAATCACTTGGTGTCAGTGTCTTAGCGACAAGCAAGTAACAGAACCtcactcgccagtggcgccaacaGTGAGCGCAATTAATAAGGAAACCCTCGTtgcttctctctctctctctctctctctctctctctctcaaaTCCCCCCCACCAGTGGTGCTATAACTGAAGCAGCGCTCCCCGCAGGGCTGGTCGGTCTTCAGAACATGGGCAACACGTGCTACATGAACGCGGCGCTGCAGGCGCTCAGCAACACCGCGCCGCTGACGTCATACTTCCTGGAGTGCGCCGCGGTGGCCGTGCTGGCCGCGGATAGACTTATCGCGGGGTTTTGTCGTTTTCGCACGATAAAcccatttgtcgtctaa